One segment of Labrus mixtus chromosome 10, fLabMix1.1, whole genome shotgun sequence DNA contains the following:
- the si:dkey-6i22.5 gene encoding polyamine-modulated factor 1 has product MEESEAAAKTETVDNKDVKETSETLTNDATGEVSSSVSNSGSVCKTSEETEAKYVRLKLFDKVMQKSLERFIQHASFNRFASTFRPLYKKNPQRMESIHKQFIEELQGAIKDDINRLIEEGQLEFKLNELDKLEKTSKNNPDPVWRPSGIPEQDFCSFLMPYYQKQEAYLRLELKKIQAENAALAQRVQTGRESITQTEHHISTAVEEWKASVTEFERMASSLCPADVFD; this is encoded by the exons ATGGAGGAAAGTGAAGCAGCTGCAAAAACCGAGACCGTAGATAACAAGGATGTTAAAGAAACCTCTGAAACGTTGACTAATGATGCTACAGGAGAAGTTTCGTCAAGTGTGTCAAACTCAGGATCAGTTTGTAAGACGTCCGAGGAGACGGAAGCGAAGTATGTCCGGTTGAAGTTGTTCGACAAAGTGATGCAGAAGAGCCTTGAGAGGTTCATCCAACATGCCAG TTTTAACAGATTCGCCAGCACATTTCGTCCGCTGTACAAGAAGAACCCTCAGAGGATGGAGAGCATTCACAAACAGTTCATAGAGGAGTTGCAAGGGGCTATAAAG gaTGACATCAACAGGTTGATTGAAGAAGGCCAGTTAGAATTCAAACTGAATGAACTGGACAAACTGGAGAAGACTTCAAAAAACAATCCAGATCCTGTATG GCGGCCAAGTGGCATTCCTGAGCAGGACTTCTGCAGCTTTTTGATGCCGTACTATCAAAAACAGGAAGCCTACCTGCGACTGGAGCTGAAAAAGATTCAGGCAGAGAACGCAGCTCTTGCGCAGAGGgttcagacaggtagagagagcaTTACTCAGACTGAACATCACATCTCTACTGCTGTTGAAGAGTGGAAG GCGTCGGTCACAGAGTTTGAAAGGATGGCATCTTCTCTCTGCCCTGCTGATGTCTTTGATTAA
- the tmx2a gene encoding thioredoxin-related transmembrane protein 2-A codes for MGLITGLCSFLYHLPQIYKWLLKPYYIMSFFMTVAFMVVRKAPGLCDHLATQREDGNSCDFDWRELEILMFLTAIVMMKNRRAITLEQHIGNLFLFSKVANVILFFRLDIRLGILYFALCVAFVMTCKPPLYMGPEYIKYFSDKTIDEELQRDSRVTWIVEFFANWSSDCQSFAPVFAELSLKYNCAGLRFGKVDIGRYGEVSEKYRVSTSPLAKQLPSLILFQGGREMIRRPMVDNKGRAVSWIFSEENIIREFNLNELFQKSKKLNKSHGLKEEDQNGIPPEEGSDELQTESDNPQQPTESKKDQ; via the exons ATGGGTCTTATCACAGGACTGTGCTCTTTCTTGTACCACCTACCTCAGATTTACAAATGGCTTCTGAAACCGTATTATATCATGTCGTTTTTCATGACAGTCGCTTTTATGGTTGTCCGAAAGGCTCCCGGTCTGTGTGACCACCTGGCGACCCAGCGCGAGGACGGCAACTCCTGCGACTTTGACTGG agagAATTGGAGATTCTCATGTTTCTCACTGCAATAGTGATGATGAAGAACAGAAGAGCGA tcacacTGGAGCAGCACATAGGCAACTTGTTCCTATTCAGCAAAGTGGCCAACGTCATCCTTTTCTTCAGGCTGGACATCCGGCTTGGCATCCTCTACTTCGCTTTGTGTGTCG CCTTCGTCATGACCTGTAAGCCGCCTCTCTACATGGGCCCTGAGTACATCAAGTACTTCAGTGACAAGACCATAGAT gaggagctgcagagagacagtcGTGTCACCTGGATTGTTGAATTTTTTGCCAACTGGTCTTCTGACTGCCAGTCCTTTGCTCCAGTCTTCGCTGAACTTTCTCTCAA GTATAATTGTGCTGGACTCAGGTTTGGGAAGGTGGACATCGGACGCTATGGAGAGGTTTCAGAAAA GTACAGGGTCAGTACTTCTCCTCTGGCCAAGCAGCTTCCCTCACTGATTCTTTTCCAAGGAGGGCGGGAAATGATTAGACGTccaatggtggacaacaaagggaGAGCTGTATCCTGGATCTTTAGTGAG GAGAACATTATCCGAGAGTTTAACCTCAATGAACTCTTCCAAAAGTCCAAGAAGCTGAACAAAAGTCATGGTCTGAAGGAAGAGGATCAGAACGGAATTCCGCCAGAGGAAGGCAGTGATGAGCTCCAAACTGAATCTGACAACCCACAACAGCCCACAGAGAGCAAGAAAGACCAGTGA
- the med19a gene encoding mediator of RNA polymerase II transcription subunit 19-A, which yields MTEMFSTLYGQNEAQGPPGSSSLGFGPGKPPPPLPQNQASMAGQLPPQLGDEGPALRKPGAMNEPFYLLRELPVGNELTGNTNLITHYNLEHAYNKFCGKKVKEKLSNFLPELPGMIDCPGTQDGSSLRSLIDKPPVCGNSFSPLTGALLTGFRLHTGPLPEQYRLMHIQPPKKKSKHKHKHHRPQDPLPQETPSDSDPKKKKKKRDDDPDRKKKKKDKKKKKNRHSPDHPGLAGSQPNSNSLR from the exons ATGACGGAAATGTTTTCAACGCTGTACGGGCAAAATGAAGCTCAGGGACCGCCCGGCTCGTCGTCTCTTGGTTTCGGACCGGGGAAACCTCCGCCGCCTCTGCCGCAGAATCAAGCCTCCATGGCGGGGCAGCTGCCACCGCAGCTCGGGGATGAAGGGCCTGCTCTGCGGAAGCCCGGAGCCATGAATGAACCCTTCTACTTATTGCGGGAGCTTCCTG TGGGAAACGAGTTGACGGGAAACACCAACCTGATCACGCATTACAACCTGGAACACGCATACAACAAATTCTGTGGGAAGAAGGTGAAGGAGAAACTCAGCAACTTCCTGCCAGAGTTACCAG GTATGATCGACTGTCCGGGTACTCAAGACGGCAGCTCGTTGCGCTCACTCATCGATAAGCCTCCAGTTTGTGGGAACTCCTTCAGTCCTCTGACTGGCGCACTGCTCACAGGCTTCAGACTCCACACAGGACCG ctccCAGAACAGTACAGACTGATGCACATACAGCCTccaaagaaaaagagcaaacacaagcacaaacaccaCCGACCACAGGATCCATTACCACAAG AAACTCCATCAGACTCTGatcccaagaagaagaagaaaaagagagacgaTGATCCAGACcgcaagaaaaagaagaaagacaagaagaagaagaag AACCGCCACAGTCCCGACCACCCTGGCCTCGCTGGATCACAACCCAACAGTAACAGCCTCAGATAG